A single window of Micrococcaceae bacterium Sec5.1 DNA harbors:
- a CDS encoding o-succinylbenzoate synthase — translation MPARLPDVPPLEELLDNAHVVSLPMRVKFRGIMERETLLLKGPLGWGEFCPFPEYDDDESSRWLSAALEAGWTGFPSALRESIPVNATVPAVPAERVPEVLARFGRVDAVKIKVAERGQSLADDLARVTAVRGALPGAAIRVDANGGWEVDQAVEALGKLSVVGLEYAEQPVSDIEGLAEVRRRLATVGTPVLIAADESVRKEADPLRVARAGAADLIVVKVAPLGGVARALDIVAQAGLPAVVSSALDTSIGIRAGLALAAALPSLPYACGLGTVSLFASDITLDPLVADDGAIHLREAVADPGLLEHYAAPGERRDWWLERLRRVHSALASSQEDLFTET, via the coding sequence ATGCCCGCTCGCCTTCCTGATGTGCCGCCGCTCGAAGAACTCCTCGATAATGCCCACGTTGTTTCACTGCCCATGCGCGTGAAGTTCCGCGGCATCATGGAGCGGGAAACACTTCTCTTGAAAGGGCCTCTGGGTTGGGGTGAATTCTGCCCCTTTCCGGAATACGACGACGACGAATCCTCGCGTTGGCTCTCTGCCGCCTTGGAAGCAGGCTGGACTGGGTTCCCTTCAGCTCTTCGGGAGAGCATTCCCGTGAACGCCACCGTTCCCGCAGTCCCTGCGGAGCGTGTGCCGGAAGTGCTTGCGCGGTTCGGCCGGGTGGATGCCGTCAAGATCAAAGTTGCTGAGCGTGGTCAATCTCTTGCCGACGACCTCGCAAGGGTCACCGCCGTGCGCGGCGCCCTCCCAGGCGCCGCCATCCGCGTCGATGCCAACGGGGGCTGGGAGGTTGACCAGGCTGTAGAGGCACTGGGCAAACTGTCAGTCGTCGGACTTGAATACGCGGAACAACCTGTGTCGGACATTGAGGGCTTAGCTGAGGTGCGACGCCGCCTTGCCACAGTGGGAACGCCCGTCCTGATAGCCGCCGACGAAAGCGTCCGGAAAGAAGCGGACCCCCTTCGCGTTGCCAGGGCGGGGGCCGCTGACCTGATCGTCGTAAAGGTAGCGCCGCTAGGGGGAGTGGCACGCGCCCTGGACATCGTCGCCCAAGCTGGCCTCCCCGCCGTCGTCAGCTCCGCCCTCGATACCTCCATTGGAATCCGTGCTGGTTTGGCGCTCGCCGCCGCACTGCCTTCGCTTCCATACGCCTGCGGGCTTGGCACCGTTTCGCTCTTCGCCTCGGACATCACCCTGGATCCCTTGGTAGCCGACGACGGCGCCATCCACCTTCGCGAGGCCGTCGCCGATCCCGGGCTGCTGGAGCACTATGCGGCACCGGGGGAACGTCGCGACTGGTGGTTGGAGAGGCTGCGTCGCGTACATTCGGCGCTCGCTTCCTCCCAAGAGGACCTGTTCACCGAAACTTAA
- a CDS encoding DUF2510 domain-containing protein, translating to MTHAPNGSTTPAGWYPDPSFPQQMRWWDGVQWTAQLAPPPGQFQPQFQGKYVKPPRPLISPHSAVYNAFIWIIAAFPFLQAVLILTWNPEFRYMTTRQGITTIDPFSLYTPGYFVMAGGAFLIYAGSVALAAVDYQRLSRSGVVRPFHWAWAFLGAVVYVVGRSVIVYKVAQPRGLWPIWLMAAGMVLFYGVAIAKSMAMMQSMFSSMGYSVAT from the coding sequence ATGACGCACGCACCCAACGGCTCCACGACGCCCGCCGGCTGGTACCCGGATCCTTCCTTCCCACAGCAGATGCGCTGGTGGGATGGAGTGCAATGGACGGCCCAGCTGGCTCCGCCGCCAGGGCAGTTCCAACCACAGTTCCAAGGCAAATACGTAAAACCCCCAAGGCCTCTAATAAGTCCCCACTCTGCTGTTTACAACGCCTTCATTTGGATAATCGCTGCCTTCCCGTTTCTCCAGGCCGTGTTGATTCTGACGTGGAATCCAGAGTTCCGTTACATGACAACCCGCCAGGGCATCACCACGATTGACCCCTTCTCCCTCTATACACCCGGGTATTTCGTCATGGCAGGCGGGGCTTTCCTCATTTATGCCGGTTCTGTCGCTTTGGCGGCGGTGGACTATCAGCGGTTATCCCGTTCAGGCGTGGTGCGTCCTTTCCACTGGGCATGGGCCTTCCTGGGTGCAGTTGTGTACGTTGTCGGGCGTTCGGTGATCGTGTACAAGGTTGCGCAGCCACGCGGGCTGTGGCCCATCTGGCTCATGGCGGCTGGCATGGTTCTCTTCTATGGAGTTGCCATTGCCAAATCCATGGCGATGATGCAGTCCATGTTCTCTTCCATGGGCTACTCGGTCGCCACGTAG
- a CDS encoding DUF5655 domain-containing protein, with protein MARTAKERIETDPASSGIFQALMDSLSALEGCELQENASSFHVTHGRAFLGIHPRRGGILVNIVLEGELESDRVHRAERVSSNRWHNEVIVKDASEIDAEFLGWVRAAYALTAEILP; from the coding sequence ATGGCACGCACCGCTAAAGAGCGCATTGAAACCGACCCTGCTTCATCCGGCATTTTCCAGGCACTCATGGATTCACTCTCCGCGTTGGAAGGCTGCGAATTACAAGAGAACGCCTCATCCTTCCACGTCACACACGGGCGCGCGTTTCTGGGGATCCATCCTCGTCGTGGCGGCATTCTGGTCAACATAGTTCTCGAGGGCGAGCTTGAGTCAGACCGCGTTCACCGGGCTGAGCGCGTATCCAGTAACCGTTGGCACAACGAAGTCATCGTGAAGGACGCCAGTGAAATTGACGCCGAGTTCCTGGGCTGGGTTCGTGCGGCGTATGCGCTTACTGCGGAGATCTTGCCCTGA
- a CDS encoding LacI family DNA-binding transcriptional regulator translates to MNRKATALDVAKRAGVSRSAVSLVLNGRGDGNVAKESQDRIRLAAQELNYSPNAIALSLRNQRSRVIGILSDEVVVSPFDGNIIGGADDVARSRGFVTVVMDTERDTARDASAIETLLDRQVDGLMYVTVGLKPLDVPHGMLRVPSVLANCYDSSPKPQLHHVIPDEITGGRDATEHLLQLGHRDIALLAGAEESPAAPLRVEGYRDAFAAAGLSVRADRITMAGWDIDAGFHGAMKLLDGVSPAERPTAIMCANDRLAIGVALAAARLGLNIPTDLSVMGYDDESRIADTMVPALTTMALPLREIGRAAMTTLLDRIEGIPAGTEGTTETSVETMVSCRLVIRESTGPAPTR, encoded by the coding sequence ATGAACCGCAAGGCCACTGCACTGGACGTCGCCAAAAGGGCGGGAGTGTCCAGAAGCGCGGTCTCGCTGGTGCTCAATGGCCGCGGCGACGGCAACGTGGCCAAGGAGAGCCAGGACCGGATCCGTCTGGCCGCACAGGAACTCAACTACTCCCCCAACGCGATCGCGCTCAGCCTGCGGAATCAGCGATCGCGGGTGATCGGCATACTGTCCGACGAAGTTGTGGTCAGCCCATTCGACGGCAACATCATCGGTGGCGCGGACGACGTCGCCCGCAGCAGGGGGTTCGTCACCGTCGTCATGGATACAGAGCGCGACACCGCCCGGGATGCGAGCGCAATCGAAACCCTCCTGGACCGCCAAGTGGACGGGCTCATGTACGTGACTGTGGGTTTGAAGCCGCTCGACGTCCCCCACGGCATGCTGCGGGTCCCGTCAGTCCTGGCCAATTGCTACGACAGCAGCCCCAAACCTCAACTTCATCACGTCATCCCGGACGAAATCACTGGCGGCAGGGACGCTACCGAGCACCTGCTGCAGTTGGGCCATCGGGACATCGCCTTGCTCGCTGGCGCTGAGGAATCCCCGGCCGCTCCCCTGCGCGTCGAGGGCTACCGCGATGCGTTTGCTGCGGCCGGCCTGTCGGTTCGCGCGGACCGGATCACCATGGCGGGTTGGGATATCGACGCCGGTTTCCATGGCGCCATGAAACTGCTCGACGGCGTGTCCCCGGCTGAGCGGCCCACGGCCATCATGTGCGCGAATGACCGCCTGGCAATCGGTGTTGCCCTGGCTGCCGCCCGTTTAGGCCTGAACATCCCTACCGATCTCTCGGTGATGGGTTACGACGACGAATCACGCATCGCCGACACCATGGTCCCCGCCCTCACCACCATGGCCCTGCCGCTGCGTGAGATCGGCCGCGCGGCCATGACCACACTTCTGGACAGGATCGAGGGCATACCCGCCGGCACAGAAGGCACCACGGAAACGAGTGTGGAAACAATGGTCTCCTGCCGACTCGTCATCCGGGAATCAACCGGCCCGGCGCCAACGCGCTGA
- a CDS encoding helix-turn-helix transcriptional regulator, giving the protein MTTSANIREFLISRRSRLTPAEAGLPDFGGRRRVPGLRREEVALLAGMSVEYYVRLERGNASGISDAILDGISRALKLDDAEHAHLYDLVRAANMGARTPQRKPASRTHQIRPGTRQLLDAMTFPAIVQNGRMDVVASNALGRALFSEMYAEPREPVNFARFLFLNPRAKLAYREWNDSSEQVVALLRAESGRVPSDRALRNLIEELINGSSEFAALWEAHDVRIHLAGKKLFHHPDVGDLDLSYEAMQLMTDPGLQLVGFTAEPGSATDHALRLLGSLVARHPEEIGLER; this is encoded by the coding sequence ATGACCACCTCCGCCAACATTCGCGAGTTCCTCATTTCGCGACGGTCGCGGCTAACCCCGGCTGAAGCGGGATTGCCGGACTTCGGAGGTCGTCGTCGTGTGCCCGGGCTTCGCCGCGAAGAAGTCGCGCTGCTCGCCGGGATGAGCGTTGAGTATTACGTGCGGCTGGAACGGGGCAACGCATCAGGGATATCCGACGCGATCCTTGACGGGATCAGTCGTGCGCTTAAGCTCGACGACGCCGAGCACGCCCACTTGTATGATCTGGTTCGTGCCGCAAACATGGGTGCGAGGACGCCGCAACGAAAGCCCGCGTCCCGAACCCATCAGATCCGCCCCGGCACCCGGCAGCTACTGGACGCGATGACATTCCCTGCAATCGTCCAGAATGGCCGGATGGACGTCGTCGCGAGCAACGCCCTGGGGCGTGCCCTCTTCTCCGAGATGTATGCGGAGCCCCGCGAGCCGGTGAACTTCGCGCGTTTCCTCTTCCTGAACCCCCGAGCCAAGTTGGCCTACCGAGAGTGGAACGACTCGTCGGAGCAAGTTGTCGCCCTGCTCCGCGCTGAATCAGGGCGAGTCCCGTCCGATCGTGCCCTCCGGAACCTCATCGAAGAGCTCATCAACGGCAGCAGCGAGTTCGCAGCGCTTTGGGAAGCCCACGACGTGCGGATACACCTGGCCGGCAAGAAGCTCTTCCACCACCCGGACGTGGGCGACCTGGATCTCAGCTACGAGGCCATGCAACTGATGACCGATCCGGGCCTCCAATTAGTCGGTTTCACAGCCGAACCCGGCTCCGCCACTGACCACGCTCTCCGTCTGCTCGGGAGCCTGGTTGCGCGGCACCCTGAGGAGATCGGGCTCGAGAGGTAG
- a CDS encoding aldo/keto reductase produces MKTTRLGGLEVSAIGLGAMTMAGIYTSEGSLDNAESIRTVHRALDLGVTHIDTAEIYGPFLSEEIVGQAIKGRRDQVKIATKFGLVSHFDGGPGVTDSSAANVKAAVEGSLKRLGTDHIDLYYQHRVDKTTPIEETAGAVADLITEGKVLHFGLSEASPETIRRAHAVHPVSALQTEYSLWTRDVEEEILPLLRELGIGFVPYSPLGHGLLTGQIRSVEDFADDDWRKTNPRFTGANFRRNLAIVEEVKAIGAEIGATPAQTALAWLLTRGDDIAPIPGTRRVSRVEENTAAAGIKLTNHQVERLNSLQPAAGERHDEANMASIDS; encoded by the coding sequence ATGAAGACCACACGCCTCGGAGGCCTGGAAGTCTCCGCCATTGGACTCGGAGCCATGACCATGGCTGGCATCTACACCAGCGAAGGCTCGCTGGATAACGCAGAGTCGATCCGCACCGTCCATCGGGCTCTCGATCTCGGCGTCACCCACATCGACACGGCCGAGATCTACGGGCCATTCCTGAGCGAGGAGATCGTCGGCCAGGCGATTAAGGGACGCCGGGACCAGGTCAAGATCGCGACAAAATTCGGCTTAGTGTCCCACTTCGACGGCGGCCCTGGAGTCACGGACAGCAGCGCTGCCAATGTGAAAGCCGCGGTGGAAGGCTCCCTCAAGCGCCTCGGCACAGATCACATTGACCTCTACTACCAGCACCGCGTCGACAAGACTACGCCGATCGAAGAAACTGCAGGCGCCGTGGCGGACCTGATCACTGAGGGCAAAGTCCTGCACTTCGGGCTGTCAGAAGCCTCGCCGGAGACCATCCGCAGGGCACACGCTGTCCATCCGGTCAGTGCATTGCAGACGGAGTACTCGCTGTGGACCCGAGACGTGGAGGAAGAGATCTTGCCACTGCTACGTGAACTCGGCATTGGCTTCGTCCCCTACTCACCACTTGGCCACGGCCTGCTGACCGGTCAGATCCGCTCGGTGGAGGACTTCGCCGACGACGACTGGCGCAAGACCAACCCGCGCTTCACGGGCGCGAACTTCCGCCGGAATCTCGCGATCGTTGAGGAAGTGAAGGCAATCGGTGCCGAAATCGGAGCCACCCCCGCACAAACTGCCCTCGCCTGGCTACTGACGCGAGGCGACGACATCGCCCCGATCCCCGGAACCCGTCGTGTTTCACGGGTCGAGGAAAACACAGCCGCCGCCGGCATCAAACTCACTAACCACCAAGTGGAGCGGCTGAACTCGCTCCAACCAGCCGCGGGCGAACGCCATGACGAAGCCAACATGGCCTCGATTGACAGTTGA
- a CDS encoding glycoside hydrolase family 32 protein yields MMDLAVSDSLLSASTHPDPAFPRFHPRPAQGWINDPNGISYINGRYHVFFQYNPSSARHSQINWGHVSSSDLVHWEEHPVALSPQPGGPDSAGCWTGVVTSDGGVPTACYSGVQDHGGHSQVVIARGSADLVTWEQTGHVAASMPSDPLVTAVRDPFIFHFNGARYAIQGAGLSDGRAALLLYTVESLDDWKYEGIWLTSADPVAAVHTPAEIWECPQLVQVPSSSGAAAWVMMFSLWLSGDDHEHANGVGHLIGSLASDPVSGLPVFVASSGGKSDLGRDFYAPQVVQLSYASSASSPAALLWGWANEGPGRDGRRGRTQEEIDDAGWSGVLTHPRVLSVVDGALAVSPAPEVQAYRGAAVVEGAALAADAAGSVAVPAFAEVLVTGAAVPSGAESSGAESSGDVELALVSGSEGSGDNRQVIYSGSLAPGEELRIFIDASLVEVYRTGSVATTLRAYPAAGEEWQLTLPAGATANVWELTLPE; encoded by the coding sequence TTGATGGACCTTGCAGTTTCTGATTCCCTGTTGTCTGCTTCGACGCACCCGGATCCGGCCTTCCCGCGCTTCCACCCGCGCCCGGCCCAAGGCTGGATCAATGATCCCAACGGAATCAGCTACATCAACGGCCGGTACCACGTCTTCTTCCAGTACAACCCCTCGTCTGCGCGGCACTCACAGATCAACTGGGGGCACGTGAGTTCCTCTGACCTGGTCCATTGGGAAGAACACCCTGTTGCGCTTTCGCCTCAGCCGGGCGGTCCCGATTCCGCAGGCTGCTGGACGGGTGTGGTGACCTCTGATGGTGGGGTGCCCACCGCTTGTTATTCGGGTGTCCAGGACCACGGCGGCCATTCGCAGGTGGTGATTGCCCGTGGTTCGGCCGATCTGGTGACGTGGGAGCAGACCGGCCATGTTGCTGCATCCATGCCCTCTGATCCTCTGGTCACAGCCGTGCGCGATCCCTTTATCTTCCACTTCAACGGTGCTCGATACGCCATCCAGGGAGCTGGTCTATCTGATGGGCGCGCCGCTTTGCTGCTGTACACGGTGGAGTCCCTTGACGACTGGAAGTACGAGGGCATCTGGCTAACCTCTGCTGATCCCGTGGCGGCAGTTCACACGCCGGCCGAGATTTGGGAGTGCCCGCAACTGGTGCAGGTGCCTTCTTCCTCCGGGGCCGCTGCGTGGGTGATGATGTTCTCGCTCTGGCTCTCTGGCGACGACCACGAGCACGCCAACGGGGTTGGGCATCTGATCGGTTCCCTGGCTTCGGATCCTGTCTCCGGGTTGCCTGTGTTTGTGGCGTCCTCCGGTGGGAAATCGGATCTCGGGCGCGACTTCTACGCACCGCAGGTTGTCCAGCTCTCTTATGCTTCCTCGGCTTCTTCGCCTGCGGCCTTGTTGTGGGGGTGGGCTAACGAAGGTCCGGGTCGGGATGGTCGCCGAGGTCGCACCCAGGAAGAAATCGACGACGCCGGATGGTCGGGCGTGCTGACACATCCTCGCGTTCTGTCCGTGGTTGACGGGGCACTGGCTGTTTCCCCGGCGCCCGAGGTGCAGGCGTACAGGGGTGCTGCTGTTGTTGAGGGGGCTGCCCTTGCTGCGGATGCTGCGGGCTCGGTGGCGGTTCCCGCGTTTGCCGAGGTGCTCGTGACAGGTGCTGCTGTGCCTTCTGGTGCTGAGTCTTCTGGTGCTGAGTCGTCCGGCGATGTGGAGCTGGCGCTCGTTTCGGGTTCAGAGGGCTCCGGGGACAACCGGCAAGTGATCTACTCGGGTTCATTAGCTCCAGGGGAGGAGCTCCGGATCTTCATCGATGCTTCCCTGGTGGAGGTCTACCGCACGGGTTCAGTGGCGACGACGCTTCGCGCCTACCCGGCGGCCGGCGAGGAGTGGCAGCTCACCCTGCCCGCCGGCGCAACTGCCAACGTGTGGGAGTTGACGCTCCCCGAGTAG
- a CDS encoding carbohydrate ABC transporter permease: MTLISERVETTAPVATRRKRDWSVAGRIAALLIAAVFVLGPVLWTLSTSLRPPSESFKLPPAFLPLNPDLASYQQVFKQLNIVGLVLNSALVTGLIAVGQMLTAALAGYAFAHLRFRGRGALFSIVLATMMVPAQVTIVPVFMLIRGVGLSDTLLALIIPAIPTAFGTFLMRQYFLGLPSELAEAAAIDGASPWRTFRSVYAPLAVPGLAIVGILAFNFHWNEFFRPLIMTISEQNFTLPLGLVSLQGNLGTGSISVVLAGVVLSMIPALVVFMFGQRALQDGLTAGTGK; encoded by the coding sequence ATGACCCTCATCTCAGAACGTGTTGAAACCACGGCGCCTGTGGCTACGCGCAGGAAGCGCGACTGGTCAGTTGCCGGACGTATCGCCGCCTTGCTGATCGCAGCCGTTTTTGTCCTGGGCCCCGTTCTCTGGACGCTTTCCACCTCGCTGCGTCCGCCGTCGGAATCCTTCAAACTGCCACCGGCCTTCCTGCCCCTGAACCCGGATCTGGCGTCCTACCAGCAGGTGTTCAAGCAACTCAACATCGTGGGACTGGTGCTGAACAGTGCCCTGGTGACCGGCCTGATCGCCGTCGGGCAGATGCTCACCGCAGCCCTTGCCGGTTACGCCTTCGCGCACCTTCGTTTTAGGGGACGGGGCGCGTTGTTCTCCATCGTGCTGGCCACGATGATGGTGCCCGCCCAAGTGACGATCGTGCCGGTGTTCATGCTGATCCGTGGTGTCGGGCTCTCGGACACGCTGCTCGCGTTGATCATTCCGGCCATCCCGACGGCGTTCGGCACCTTCCTGATGCGCCAGTACTTCCTGGGGTTGCCCAGTGAGCTCGCTGAAGCGGCGGCGATCGACGGCGCCTCGCCGTGGCGTACCTTCCGCTCCGTCTACGCACCGCTGGCTGTGCCGGGCCTGGCGATCGTGGGCATCCTGGCGTTCAACTTCCACTGGAACGAGTTCTTCAGGCCACTCATCATGACCATCTCCGAGCAAAACTTCACGCTGCCCTTGGGCCTGGTGTCGCTGCAGGGCAACCTGGGCACCGGAAGCATCTCCGTGGTGCTGGCAGGCGTCGTCCTCTCCATGATTCCCGCGCTGGTGGTGTTCATGTTCGGCCAGCGCGCACTGCAGGACGGACTCACCGCTGGAACGGGCAAGTAA
- a CDS encoding sugar ABC transporter permease produces MSTATSTPTGTGKQPGRQATHKHSQPSKRGRVQQRWLPWAFLAPTIVGMGIFTLLPIVASLALAFFRWDIISAPTFVGFDNFAEVVQDPTVRVSFLNTIVFVIVAVALQLGLALGLAIMVQEKLPSWLRVFFRSAFFFPLILSAASVSIFMRYLFNEQFGVVNWLLSLVGVPAVPWLTTPGGSAAVVILVYVWQNFGFSFLLFIGGLASIPVETYEAASIDGATGWRKHFYVTLPLLSPTTLVASVMAIINALQVFDQPYVLTRGGPGDSTRTAVMVIFESAFQRLEFGQASAIGVILTLIIMAITAAQFRLSKRFVFYQ; encoded by the coding sequence ATGAGCACCGCAACCAGTACCCCCACCGGGACCGGGAAGCAGCCGGGCCGTCAAGCCACCCACAAGCACAGCCAGCCCTCCAAGCGTGGCCGCGTCCAACAGCGCTGGCTGCCATGGGCTTTCCTTGCCCCGACCATCGTGGGCATGGGGATCTTCACCCTCCTGCCGATCGTCGCGTCCCTGGCGCTCGCCTTCTTCCGCTGGGACATCATCTCCGCGCCGACGTTCGTGGGTTTCGATAACTTCGCCGAGGTAGTCCAGGACCCGACCGTCCGCGTCTCCTTCCTTAACACCATCGTGTTCGTCATCGTCGCCGTAGCCCTCCAGCTTGGACTCGCCCTGGGACTGGCGATCATGGTGCAGGAGAAGCTCCCGTCCTGGCTGAGGGTGTTCTTCCGCTCAGCCTTCTTCTTCCCACTGATCCTGTCCGCAGCCTCGGTGTCCATCTTCATGCGCTACCTCTTCAACGAGCAGTTCGGCGTGGTGAATTGGCTGCTCTCGCTCGTAGGCGTCCCAGCGGTGCCGTGGCTGACGACGCCAGGTGGTTCGGCCGCCGTCGTAATTCTTGTGTATGTATGGCAGAACTTCGGATTCTCCTTCCTGCTGTTCATTGGCGGGCTGGCCTCGATCCCGGTGGAGACGTATGAAGCCGCGTCCATCGATGGCGCTACAGGTTGGCGCAAGCATTTCTACGTGACGCTTCCCCTGCTGAGCCCCACCACCTTGGTGGCCTCGGTGATGGCCATCATCAACGCGCTGCAAGTGTTCGATCAGCCCTACGTGCTCACGCGCGGCGGGCCCGGCGACTCGACGCGTACCGCCGTCATGGTGATCTTCGAGTCCGCATTCCAACGCCTCGAGTTCGGGCAAGCCTCGGCGATCGGTGTGATCCTGACGCTCATCATCATGGCCATCACAGCCGCTCAGTTCCGGCTCAGCAAACGATTCGTCTTCTACCAGTAA
- a CDS encoding extracellular solute-binding protein — protein sequence MPGTNGALRQFTRRTALTALGAGIVGATAASWPRLTGTDIPGRGDNSLSIAIMGTAADAAARQKVIDAFAKVHPEIKVKVQAIQAVDWKDFFTKILTMVAAGTPPDVVYVATEGAQLFAEKLAHPLDEYLRRDADHMKEYFEDVHPSLVEAFMYKGSLFQLPIDWNAANMYYNTASLRQAGLERPADDWTHMDFRSTLAAMKKAKPQDFTPYYWTNRLFGGVVPWLYANETSFLKETKSTGGEWLWDGFYANDPSRSLRSGGYQWLEPNADDPRVFESFDYLRSLVKDGLGVRPEEGGGGALIGLFASNRIGTTPAGGYWVQGLHEAGMTENDFDVQFFPKWRTQRHQFGTAGYAIMKTAKDKDAAWEWVKFSSSKEAMQIVFPTPNTTPARRSMVNEKLYAGTGPRNWKVFYETLDKFPTTGPIPAPPQQAAVETALMKNVSLAVSGDERQLKQALESMQRDLELALRRQP from the coding sequence ATGCCGGGAACCAATGGGGCTTTGCGACAGTTCACACGCAGAACAGCCCTCACAGCCCTCGGTGCCGGGATAGTCGGAGCAACAGCGGCGTCGTGGCCGCGATTGACCGGAACAGACATTCCTGGCCGGGGAGACAACAGCCTCAGTATCGCCATCATGGGCACCGCCGCTGACGCCGCAGCCCGCCAGAAAGTCATCGACGCCTTCGCCAAGGTCCACCCAGAGATCAAGGTCAAGGTCCAAGCCATCCAGGCCGTGGACTGGAAGGACTTCTTCACCAAGATCCTCACCATGGTGGCAGCAGGCACACCGCCGGACGTCGTGTACGTGGCCACTGAAGGTGCCCAGCTCTTCGCCGAGAAACTGGCCCATCCGCTGGACGAGTACCTGCGCCGCGACGCCGACCACATGAAGGAGTACTTCGAAGACGTCCACCCCAGCCTGGTGGAAGCCTTCATGTACAAAGGCAGCCTGTTCCAGCTCCCCATCGACTGGAACGCCGCCAACATGTACTACAACACCGCGTCACTCCGTCAGGCCGGCTTGGAACGCCCCGCCGACGACTGGACGCACATGGACTTCCGCAGCACCCTCGCTGCGATGAAGAAAGCCAAGCCGCAGGACTTCACGCCGTACTACTGGACCAACCGCCTCTTCGGTGGAGTGGTGCCATGGCTCTACGCCAACGAGACGAGCTTCCTCAAGGAAACCAAGTCCACCGGCGGCGAATGGCTCTGGGACGGTTTCTACGCCAACGACCCCTCGCGCAGTCTCCGCTCCGGTGGCTACCAGTGGCTCGAACCCAACGCGGACGATCCCAGGGTCTTCGAATCCTTCGACTACCTCCGCAGCCTGGTCAAGGACGGACTGGGTGTCCGGCCAGAGGAAGGCGGCGGTGGCGCACTGATCGGTCTCTTCGCCTCCAACAGGATCGGTACGACGCCGGCGGGCGGCTATTGGGTACAAGGCCTCCACGAGGCGGGGATGACAGAGAACGACTTCGACGTCCAGTTCTTCCCGAAATGGCGGACCCAGCGACACCAATTCGGCACGGCAGGCTACGCGATCATGAAGACCGCCAAGGACAAGGACGCAGCCTGGGAATGGGTGAAGTTCAGCTCCAGCAAAGAGGCCATGCAGATCGTGTTCCCCACACCGAACACCACACCCGCGCGCCGTTCCATGGTCAACGAGAAACTCTATGCCGGCACAGGTCCACGGAACTGGAAGGTCTTCTACGAGACCCTGGACAAATTCCCCACCACAGGTCCCATTCCGGCACCACCCCAGCAGGCCGCCGTCGAAACGGCCCTCATGAAAAACGTATCCCTGGCCGTCAGCGGGGACGAGCGCCAACTCAAGCAGGCCCTCGAATCAATGCAGCGCGATCTTGAACTGGCCCTGAGGAGGCAGCCATGA